Proteins encoded in a region of the Canis lupus familiaris isolate Mischka breed German Shepherd chromosome 1, alternate assembly UU_Cfam_GSD_1.0, whole genome shotgun sequence genome:
- the LOC100685539 gene encoding zinc finger protein 599-like, whose translation MDPAQAPVTFKDVLVTFTQEEWELLDLHQRTLYWKVMTETRRLLVSLDDKAKANTTEPSASQPALFERFSPHTLLTEEDSSVSTLGEAREQEGPSEKQGGHIRTGTDPYKESLPRKVNPECDDLGTSKNLPTKDLREQDSPGDALHECEPHRSRRDPLIHGGKNPYKCKECGKEFIKNHFLLQHQWIHTRVKSYKCKKCGKVFLRKADLTGHYSIHIKKKLYECIECEKAFSRRSHLTEHKRIHTGEKPYECNECRKAFSRRSHLTEHQRIHSGEKPYVCNECGRGFARHSDFIRHNRTHTGEKPFECKECGKAFCNSFSVTRHMRSHSGEKLYECSECGKTYSYSSTLNTHQKIHGGVKSYKCKRCGKAFHQKAALSQHQRTHTEFFLK comes from the exons ATGGACCCGGCACAG GCACCGGTGACCTTCAAGGATGTGCTTGTGACTTTCACCCAGGAGGAGTGGGAATTATTAGACCTGCACCAGAGGACACTCTACTGGAAGGTGATGACAGAGACTCGCAGGCTTCTTGTCTCACTGG ATGACAAAGCAAAAGCCAATACCACAGAGCCTTCTGCTTCTCAACCAGCCTTGTTTGAGAGATTCTCACCCCACACATTACTGACTGAGGAAGACTCCAGTGTTTCCACATTGGGAGAAGCCAGGGAACAAGAAGGACCATCAGAAAAACAGGGAGGGCACATAAGGACAGGGACAGACCCCTACAAAGAATCCCTCCCTAGAAAGGTTAACCCTGAATGTGATGATTTGGGAACAAgtaaaaatcttcccacaaaggATTTACGGGAGCAAGACTCTCCAGGAGATGCTCTCCATGAGTGTGAACCACATAGATCAAGAAGAGACCCCTTGATTCATGGAGGGAAGAACCCCTACAAATGCAAGGAATGTGGGAAAGAGTTTATCAAGAATCACTTCCTCCTTCAACATCAGTGGATTCATACTAGAGTAAAATCCTATAAATGCAAAAAGTGTGGGAAGGTCTTTCTCAGGAAGGCAGATCTCACTGGACACTACAGCATTCACATTAAGAAGAAGCTCTATGAGTGCATTGAGTGTGAGAAGGCCTTCAGCCGCAGGTCACACCTCACAGAACACAAGCGGATTCACACTGGGGAGAAACCCTATGAGTGCAACGAATGCAGGAAGGCCTTCAGCCGCAGGTCACACCTCACGGAGCACCAGCGGATTCACAGTGGAGAGAAGCCTTATGTGTGCAATGAATGTGGAAGGGGCTTTGCCCGCCACTCAGATTTTATTCGGCATAATAGAAcccacactggagaaaaaccctTTGAGTGCAAAGAGTGCGGGAAGGCCTTTTGTAACAGCTTCTCTGTAACTCGACACATGAGGTCTCATTCTGGGGAGAAGCTCTATGAGTGCAGTGAGTGTGGAAAGACCTACAGCTACAGCTCAACCCTCAATACTCATCAAAAGATTCACGGTGGAGTAAAATCCTACAAATGTAAGAGATGTGGGAAGGCCTTTCACCAGAAGGCAGCCCTCAGTCAGCATCAGAGAACTCATACTGAgttctttttaaagtaa
- the ZNF772 gene encoding zinc finger protein 772 isoform X2, which produces MSHGFASLELGSKPWGSDWADVTPARTRDTQGCWHGTEGEEIAFKQNISVGMSQIKTPKTGPATQKAHPCETCGLVLKDILYLAEHQGAHPGQKSYMCGACGKQFWFNANLHYQKQHNGEEPFRGDKGSTLLVNSCPVKPLEMPFMPGKGYKDLPTSSSIFQHHPSHSKWKRNSNAKCVDAFHSGQRHYECSECGKTFSRKDSLVQHQRVHTGERPYECSECGKTFSRKPILAQHQRIHTGEMPYECGICGKVFNHSSNLIVHQRVHTGARPYKCSECGKAYSHKSTLVQHESIHTGERPYECSECGKYFGHKYRLIKHWSVHTGARPYECIACGKFFSQSSDLIAHQRVHNGEKPYVCNDCGKAFSHKHVLVQHHRIHTGERPYKCSECGKAFRQRASLIRHWKVHTGERP; this is translated from the exons ATGTCCCATGGATTTGCTTCACTGGAGCTGGGCAGCAAGCCCTGGGGATCTGACTGGGCAGATGTTACTCCAGCCAGGACCAGAGACACTCAGG GTTGTTGGCATGGAACAGAGGGTGAGGAGATAGCTTTTAAGCAGAACATTTCTGTGGGAATGTCACAGATCAAGACTCCCAAGACAGGTCCTGCTACCCAGAAGGCCCACCCCTGTGAGACCTGTGGCCTGGTCTTGAAAGACATTTTGTACTTGGCTGAGCACCAGGGAGCACACCCTGGTCAGAAATCATACATGTGTGGGGCATGTGGGAAACAATTCTGGTTCAATGCAAACCTTCACTACCAGAAGCAGCACAATGGAGAGGAACCCTTCAGAGGGGATAAGGGCAGCACCTTACTTGTGAACAGCTGCCCTGTCAAACCATTGGAGATGCCTTTTATGCCAGGGAAAGGTTATAAGGACTTGCCAACTAGCTCAAGCATTTTCCAGCACCATCCCTCTCATAGTAAGTGGAAGCGAAACAGTAATGCCAAATGTGTGGATGCCTTTCACAGTGGACAGAGGCATTATGAGTGCAGCGAATGTGGGAAAACCTTCAGCCGCAAAGACTCACTTGTCCAGCATCAGAGAGtccacactggagaaaggccttatgagtgcAGCGAATGTGGGAAAACCTTCAGCCGCAAACCCATACTTGCTCAGCACCAGAGAATCCACACTGGAGAAATGCCATATGAATGTGGCATATGTGGGAAAGTTTTCAATCACAGTTCCAACCTTATTGTACACCAGAGAGTCCACACTGGAGCAAGGCCTTAcaagtgcagtgaatgtgggaaagcctatAGCCACAAATCCACACTTGTTCAGCATGAGAGTAtccacactggagaaaggccttatgaatgcagtgaatgtgggaaatacTTTGGTCACAAATACAGACTCATTAAACACTGGAGTGTTCATACTGGGGCAAGGCCCTATGAGTGCATTGCATGTGGGAAGTTCTTTAGCCAGAGTTCTGACCTTATTGCACACCAGAGAGTTCACAATGGTGAAAAGCCTTACGTGTGCAACGACTGTGGAAAAGCCTTTAGCCACAAACATGTACTTGTTCAGCATCatagaattcacactggagaaaggccaTATAAGTGCAGTgagtgtgggaaggccttcaggCAAAGAGCTTCTCTCATCCGACATTGGaaagttcacactggagaaaggccttag
- the ZNF772 gene encoding zinc finger protein 772 isoform X1 — protein MTPSHQRAFPGPQVPVAAAALKDLAQVRMNSEVIMGPAQGQVNFEDVAVYFSPEEWGLLDEAQRLLYRDVMLENLALMASLGYESSMSHGFASLELGSKPWGSDWADVTPARTRDTQGCWHGTEGEEIAFKQNISVGMSQIKTPKTGPATQKAHPCETCGLVLKDILYLAEHQGAHPGQKSYMCGACGKQFWFNANLHYQKQHNGEEPFRGDKGSTLLVNSCPVKPLEMPFMPGKGYKDLPTSSSIFQHHPSHSKWKRNSNAKCVDAFHSGQRHYECSECGKTFSRKDSLVQHQRVHTGERPYECSECGKTFSRKPILAQHQRIHTGEMPYECGICGKVFNHSSNLIVHQRVHTGARPYKCSECGKAYSHKSTLVQHESIHTGERPYECSECGKYFGHKYRLIKHWSVHTGARPYECIACGKFFSQSSDLIAHQRVHNGEKPYVCNDCGKAFSHKHVLVQHHRIHTGERPYKCSECGKAFRQRASLIRHWKVHTGERP, from the exons ATGACCCCTTCCCATCAGCGCGCCTTCCCCGGTCCGCAGGTTCcggtggcggcggcggctctGAAAGACCTGGCGCAG GTTCGGATGAACTCGGAAGTAATTATGGGCCCTGCACAG GGGCAGGTGAACTTTGAGGACGTGGCTGTATACTTCTCCCCGGAGGAGTGGGGGCTCCTTGATGAGGCTCAGAGGCTCCTGTACCGtgatgtgatgctggagaacttGGCACTTATGGCCTCTTTGG GATATGAATCTTCCATGTCCCATGGATTTGCTTCACTGGAGCTGGGCAGCAAGCCCTGGGGATCTGACTGGGCAGATGTTACTCCAGCCAGGACCAGAGACACTCAGG GTTGTTGGCATGGAACAGAGGGTGAGGAGATAGCTTTTAAGCAGAACATTTCTGTGGGAATGTCACAGATCAAGACTCCCAAGACAGGTCCTGCTACCCAGAAGGCCCACCCCTGTGAGACCTGTGGCCTGGTCTTGAAAGACATTTTGTACTTGGCTGAGCACCAGGGAGCACACCCTGGTCAGAAATCATACATGTGTGGGGCATGTGGGAAACAATTCTGGTTCAATGCAAACCTTCACTACCAGAAGCAGCACAATGGAGAGGAACCCTTCAGAGGGGATAAGGGCAGCACCTTACTTGTGAACAGCTGCCCTGTCAAACCATTGGAGATGCCTTTTATGCCAGGGAAAGGTTATAAGGACTTGCCAACTAGCTCAAGCATTTTCCAGCACCATCCCTCTCATAGTAAGTGGAAGCGAAACAGTAATGCCAAATGTGTGGATGCCTTTCACAGTGGACAGAGGCATTATGAGTGCAGCGAATGTGGGAAAACCTTCAGCCGCAAAGACTCACTTGTCCAGCATCAGAGAGtccacactggagaaaggccttatgagtgcAGCGAATGTGGGAAAACCTTCAGCCGCAAACCCATACTTGCTCAGCACCAGAGAATCCACACTGGAGAAATGCCATATGAATGTGGCATATGTGGGAAAGTTTTCAATCACAGTTCCAACCTTATTGTACACCAGAGAGTCCACACTGGAGCAAGGCCTTAcaagtgcagtgaatgtgggaaagcctatAGCCACAAATCCACACTTGTTCAGCATGAGAGTAtccacactggagaaaggccttatgaatgcagtgaatgtgggaaatacTTTGGTCACAAATACAGACTCATTAAACACTGGAGTGTTCATACTGGGGCAAGGCCCTATGAGTGCATTGCATGTGGGAAGTTCTTTAGCCAGAGTTCTGACCTTATTGCACACCAGAGAGTTCACAATGGTGAAAAGCCTTACGTGTGCAACGACTGTGGAAAAGCCTTTAGCCACAAACATGTACTTGTTCAGCATCatagaattcacactggagaaaggccaTATAAGTGCAGTgagtgtgggaaggccttcaggCAAAGAGCTTCTCTCATCCGACATTGGaaagttcacactggagaaaggccttag
- the LOC119875987 gene encoding zinc finger protein 419-like — MAAAAQRDLAQVPIAADLLPYHAEGHVTFEDVAVYFSWEEWGLLDEAQRLLYRDVMLENFSLMASLGLASSRTHEVSRLEWWREPFLPPCGVMTAAMPGGTWRAEVGGIEQRLRKDLLSRMFT; from the exons ATGGCGGCGGCCGCGCAGAGGGACCTGGCTCAG gtTCCTATTGCTGCAGATTTGCTTCCATACCATGCGGAG GGCCATGTGACCTTTGAGGATGTGGCTGTCTACTTCTCTTGGGAGGAGTGGGGACTCCTTGATGAAGCCCAGAGACTCCTATACCGtgatgtgatgctggagaacttTTCACTGATGGCCTCTCTGG GACTTGCATCTTCCAGGACTCATGAAGTTAGCCGATTGGAGTGGTGGAGAGAACCCTTTTTGCCTCCCTGTGGAGTCATGACTGCAGCCATGCCAGGAGGTACTTGGAGGGCAGAG GTTGGTGGCATAGAGCAGAGATTGAGGAAGGACCTCTTGAGCAGAATGTTTACCTAA